CGGTCTCCGCGGAGTCGTAGTCGAGGCCGGCGTCCTGGACGGCGGTGCGGACCGCGAGCACGTCGGTGGCCTCGGACTGGATCTGCCACGAGTCACCGAGGTCGTTGACCTCCTCGGCGCCCGCGTCGAGGGTCGCCTCGAGCACGGTGTCCTCATCGACGTCCTTGCCGTCCTGCGACTTCGCGACGACGACGATGCCCTTGCGGGTGAAGAGGCGCGAGACCGAGCCCGGGTCGGCCATGGTGCCGCCGTTGCGGGTGACCGCCGTGCGGACCTCCATCGCGGCACGGTTCTTGTTGTCGGTGAGGCACTCGACGAGGAGGGCGACGCCCGCGGGGCCGTAGACCTCGTACATGATCGTGTCGTAGGCGACCGAGTCGCCCGACAGGCCCGCGCCCCGCTTGATCGCGCGGTCGATGTTGTCGTTGGGGACCGACTGCTTCTTCGCCTTCTGGACGGCGTCCACGAGCGCGGGGTTGCCGGACAGGTCAGCGCCGCCGGCCCGCGCCGCGATCTCGATGACCTTGATCAGCTTCGCGAAGCTCTTGGCCCGCTTGGCGTCGATCGCCGCCTTCTTGTGCTTCGTGGTTGCCCACTTGGAGTGGCCGGACATGCGCTCTCTTCCGTCAGACGTGCAGATGCTCCCGGGAGGACGGCGCCTCAGGACCGGACGAGCTCGACGAAGAGCTCGTGGATCCGCGTGTCGCCGGTGATCTCCGGGTGGAACGACGTGGCGAGCAGACGCCCCTGTCGGACCGCGACGATCCTATCCCCACCGGGTGCCGTCACCGTGGCGGCCACTTCCGCGGCGCCGCCGACCTTCTCGACGTACGGCGCGCGGATGAACGTCGCGGGGGAATCGAAGGCCGTTGCCCAGGAGGGATTGAAACGGACGGTGGCCTCGAAGGAGTCGACCTGCCGCCCGAAGCCGTTGCGCCGCACGACCATGTCGATGCCGCCGAACGTCTCCTGGTCGGCGGTGCCGCCCTCGATCGCGTCGGCGAGCATGATCATGCCCGCGCACGTGCCGAAGGCCGGCAGTCCGTCGCGCAGGCCCTGCCGGAGAGGCTCGAACAGGTCGAAGATGCGCGCGAGCTTGCCGATCGTCGTCGACTCGCCACCGGGGATCACGATGCCGTCGACCTGCGCGAGCTCGGCCGGGCGGCGTACGCCGATGGTCTGCACGCCGCACTGCTCGAGCATGGCGCGGTGCTCACGGACGTCTCCCTGGAGGGCGAGGACTCCGATGGTCAGGCTGCTGGTGGTGCTCACGCGACGATTCTAGTTTTGCGTCGCGGCGAGCAGCGTCGTCAGGTTCGCGATGGGCAGGTTCGGGTCGAGCTTGCCACCGCGCGTGCTGGCCATGCCGTCCAGCTGGTACCAGATGATCTGCGAGAGCCGGTAGGCCAGCGGCTCCGGGTCGGGCTTGCGGTCCTCGCCGCGCGCCAGCCACAGGCGAACGGCGGAGACGATCTGCGACACCACGCCGAAGGCGACCAGGTCGACCGTCGCCGCGTCGTCCTCGTCGAGCTCGACTCCGAGCACCGTGGCACCCTCCAGGAGCAGCGGCTTGAACTGCTCCGAGATGCCGCGGATGACGTTGCGGACCGGGTTGTCGATCTTGCCGGGCAGCTCGCGCATGGCGAAGCGGTGCAGGGCCCGGTGGTCGTGCGCCCACTGGACGTAGCGGAGGACGGCGCGCTCGATCACGTCGCGCAGGCCGCCACCCTCGACGACGGCGCCGATGATCTGCTCGGTCAGCATGTCGAGCGCACGGCGCTGGACCGCGCGGTCGAGGTCGTCGCGGTCGACGAAGTGGCGGTAGACCACTGGCCGGCCGATGCCGGCCTTCTTCGCGATCAGCTGGACGTGGATGTCGGTGCCGGGCGGGTGCTCCTCGGTCGCCTCGATGGCTGCCTGGATGATGGCAGCGCGACGCTCACGCTTGTGCGCTTCCCAGCGCACACTGCGCCCGTCCACCTGCGGTTCGTCGGTCCCCATGACCCACTTTCGGCCCAGAAGTTGCTATCGGGCCGCCATCTTGTCAGATCCGGGGGCGATTCGTGCGCTGGCGACGTCGGCGAGCAGACTGTCGACCGTCTCCTCGGCGCACGTCTTGTTGGTGCCGAGAAAGCCCGTGGGACCGCGCTTGATCCATCCGGCGACGTAGACGCCGGGCTCGACACGGCCCTTCTCGTTGGGGACGGTGCCGGTCTTCTCGTCGAACGGAAGGCCCGGAACCGGGCGACCGCGGTAGCCCACGCTCCGCAGCACCATCGACGCCTCGATGGTCTCGCGCTGATCGGTCAGCTCAGCCCGGACCGGACCGGCCTGGTCGGCGACGAGAACGGTGTGGGCGACCTCGAGGCCCGTCGCGCGCGTCGTCCCGGTGACCGCGACCGGGGCGGACAGGAAGCGCAGCACGATCCGGCGCCGCTCCCCTGTCGCCGCGGGGCGCGCGGCGATCTCGCGGAGAAGGTCGACCTTCGGGCTCGCCGGCAGGCCCGCGAGGACCGTCTCGCCGTCGTGGACCACCACGTCGACCTCGGTCAGCCCGGCGAGGCCGACCAGCTCGGGCAGAGTGAACGCCGCTTCGGCCGGTCCGCGGCGACCGAGCACGACGACCTCGCGGACGCTGCTGGACCGCAGCGCCTCGAGCGCGGCCGGTGCGATCTCGGTGCCCTCGAGGGAGCTCGGGTCGGCGGTCAGGATGCGTGCGACGTCGAGGGCCACGTTGCCGTTGCCGACGATGACGACCCGCTCGCCGGTGAGGTCGGGCGCGACGTCCGCGTGGTCCGGATGGCCGTTGTACCAACCGACGACCGAGGTGGCGGAGATGCTGCCGGGCAGCTCCTCGCCGGGGATGCCCATGGCTCGGTCTGCCGACGCGCCGACGGTGTAGACGACCGCGTCGTACGCCGCAGCCAGCTGCTCGTGGGAGACGTCCTTGCCGACCTCGACGCCGAGCTCGTAGGTGAAGCCCTGCTGCTTCTCGATCGTCTCGAAGAGGCTGCGGATCCTGCGGGTGTGCGCGTGGTCGGGAGCCACGCCGAAGCGGGCGAGGCCGTGCGGCACGTCCAGCCGGTCGAGGACCGTCACCGTGACGCCCGGGAAGTGCAGCAGCTCGTCGGCGACGTACAGGCCTGCCGGACCGGCGCCGACGACGGCGACGCGGAGGCTGTCCGCCGCCGGCCGCTCACGCCGCCGCAGCGGTGCCAGGACCGGGCGGTCGCTCCGGTCCACGCCGGCGAAGAAGTCCGCGTTGATGTCGACGAACGGCAGCTCGGCCGGAGCCAGCCGGGTGTGTGCCTTGATGGCCCCGACGGGGCATGCGGTGACGCACGCGCCACAGTCCACACAGGTCTGAGGGTCGATGTAGACCTGCTCCGCGAGGGCGAAGCCGTCCTCGAGCGGACCGGGGTGGATGGCGTTGACCGGGCAGGCGACGACGCACGAGGCGTCGGCGCAGCACGACTGGGTGACGACGTGGGGCATGACGTCCTGTCTCAGGTGGAAGTGGGCCGACCGTCAGGCGGCGTGGTGGTCGACCGCGGCCGGCTCGTGGATCGTGCGGTCGTGGATCTCGCCGCGGAAGCGCGACGGAGTGCCGCCGATGTTGAGGCGCTTCCACAGGTGGCGTGCGACCCGGTTGTCGGCGAGGCCCACCTTCGACGTCAGCATGCGCACGTCGCCGAAGATCTCGCTGAGCACGATGCGGCGCTCGGGAGCGCCCCAGTAGATGTCCTGGATGACCTCGCGCGGGATCTCGAGCTCCTTGCACATGCGACCCGGCGGGATCAGGATCATGTCGGCCATGATCCGGAACGCCAGCGGCGTGAGGACCGACAGCAGGCCGCGGCGGATCCGGCCCATGCCCGGAGCGTCCTCGGTCAGCTTCGCGTGGGCGAAGGAGATGTGGCGCGCCTCCTCGGCGACGTGGATCTGCATGATGCGGCGCATCAGCGGGTGGATCTTGCCTTCGCCGGCGCGCAGGTAGACCTTCTGCATGTGGTCGATCGGCTCCTCGCCGCCGAGCACCAGTACGAAGAAGAACTCCGGGAAGATCCGCGCGAACGACGGGATCAGGTTCTGCATGACGAACGTCTTGGTCCACTTCTGCATGCCCGGGGCGTCGTACTCGCAGCGGTTCACGAACTCCTGGAACATCTGCGTGTGGTGCGTCTCCTCGGTCGCCTCGTGGGTGACGTAGCGGAACTCCGGCGAGCCGTTGGGCAGGTCGTAGACGTACTGCATGAGGCCGCGGATCAGGAGGTTCTCGAACTCGAGGCCGACCTTCGCGACCTGCGCCATGTAGGCGCGGCCGATCTGCCGCTGACGGTCCGCGGGAAGCGCCTGGTACCACGGGTGGGCGCCCATCTCGTGCTCCGGCGGAAGGACCCACTGGGGGTTGTCCGCGGAGACGTCGTAGGAGCTCCAGTCGATGTCGACGAACGGGTCGAAGTGGAGGTCAACCGAGCCCTGCGACAGCGTCGCCAGGTGCTCTTCGTAGCTCACGTCAGTCGTCATGCTTCACCTCGTCGTGTGACCGCGCTCACCGGTTAGTGAGACGCCGTGTTCATGACAACGACGTTAGTGGGACATGGCGTCCCGGAAAACAGGAAAGGTGGTGTTTCCGACCGTGGGTTGCGTCACATTGGCCCGCGGCCACGCGAAGAGCAGGCGCCAGCGCGGGGCGTGCTGCACCGCCGCCAGGGCACGGCCCGCAGCGAGCGCCAGGCCGACCGTGAGGACCCAGACCAGCCAGGGCATCCGGACCTCGAGGCCTGCCCACAGCAGCGGCACGGCGTACACGACGACCGGCATGTGGCAGACGTAGTAGACGATCGAGCTGCGTCCGACGGAGGCGAGAGCAGGGACGTGCACGCGACGAGCTGCCACTGCGACAGCGGGTGGCACGCGGCCGGGCAGCGCGCGGCCGAGCACGTCGCCGAGCAGGAAGAACGGGAAGAGCCACACGAACCGGGCGGCGTCCGGATCGAGCCCCGAGACACCGTGGGCCAGCACGAAGCCACCGACCATGAGCGCTGTCCGCACCGGCGCCGGCAGCGGGCCGGCGAGGAGGTGGAACGCGAAGAGCCAGCCGAGGAACCACAGGTAGCCCTGCGGGTCGTGGAAGGCCTGGCCGACGAGGTGCCAGGGCACGGGACGGCCCGCTGAGGCGGCGTCGAGCAGGACGTGCGCCAGGTCGACGGCCATCCACACGGCGTAGGGCCACAGGATCGCGCGCACCTTGCCGGCGACGTGCCGATGCAGGCCCTTCGCGAGCGAGCGCGAGAGCAGCACGCCGCTCAAGAGCATGAGCAACGGCATCCGCACGGGCTCGAGGTGCTCGTTGACCCAGACGAGCGGACGCAGCGCCGCGCCCGTGACGAGCGTGGTCGTCAGCTGCGCGTGAAGGCCGATCACCGCGACGACCGCTCCCCCGCGCAGCGTGTCCATCCAGTCCATGCGTGCGCGGCTCATGGAGACACCGAACACGGGACGCATGACCCGTCAGTGACGCTGCGGTGAACTCAGATGCGCCGCTGCCAGAGCGCGGCGACCTCGATCCGGCCCTCGTCGAACCGGGCCCGCAGGCCATGGCGCTCCAGGCACGCGAGGACGGAGGTGGTGAGCGCGTCACCCTCCGCCGCGTTGGCGCCGTCGGCGTGCCAGAGGTTCACCTCGAGCATGGGGGTGTCGACGGCGTGCCAGACGTCCATCACCACGAACCAGATCACCCCACGCAGCTGGCCGGCGGCCTCCTCGAGGGCGCGCCGGGCCGCCCAGTGGTCCTCGACGCCGGCCAGGACCTTCACGCCGTGCTGCTGGCACTCCACGAACGCCGCACGCAGGCGGTCCACATCGGTGGTGGCCGGCCATCCGGCCTGCTCCTCGAGCAGCTCCTTTCGGGCCGCGGCGAGCCAGGCCCGGGCCAGGATGCCGGGGTCGGTGTGCGGCAGCTCGGCGGCAACGGCTTCCCGGACCTCGTCGAGCTGCTCGGCCTCGTTGAGCAGGCCCGCGCGGACCTGCAGACGCGCGAACGCGCGGAGCTCACGCTCCGCGCGTTCGGTGTTGGTGCTCATCAGTCAGGGTCGACGACCAGAAGGACCGGCCGTGGTCACCAGCCGCGCTCTTCGAGGCGGTGGTGCACCGGGATGTCGGCGACGTTGATGCCGACCATCGCCTCACCCAGACCCCGCGACACCTTCGCGATCACATCCGGGTCGTCGAAGAACGTCGTCGCCTTCACGATCGCCTCAGCACGCTGCACCGGGTTACCGGACTTGAAGATGCCCGAGCCCACGAACACACCCTCGGCACCCAGCTGCATCATCATCGCCGCATCCGCCGGAGTCGCGATGCCACCCGCGGTGAACAGGACCACCGGGAGCTTGCCGGTCTCGGCGACCTCCTTGACCAGCTCGTACGGCGCCTGGAGCTCCTTGGCCGCGACGTACAGCTCGTCGGGGGCGAGCGTCGTCAGGCGGCGGATCTCGGCACGCAGGGTGCGCATGTGGGTGACCGCGTTCGAGGCATCACCCGTACCGGCCTCGCCCTTGGAGCGGATCATCGCCGCACCCTCGGTGATCCGGCGCAGCGCCTCACCCAGGTTCGTCGCACCACAGACGAAGGGAACCGTGAAGGCCCACTTGTCGATGTGGTTGGCGTAGTCGACCGGGGTCAGCACCTCGGACTCGTCGATGTAGTCCACACCGAGCGACTGCAGCACCTGCGCCTCGACGAAGTGACCGATGCGAGCCTTGGCCATGACCGGGATCGAGACCGCCTCGATGATGCCGTCGATCATGTCCGGGTCGGACGCGCGCGAGACGCCACCCTGAGCACGGATGTCGGCCGGGACGCGCTCGAGAGCCATCACCGCCACGGCACCGGCGTCCTCGGCGATCTTCGCCTGCTCCGCGTTGACGACGTCCATGATCACGCCGCCCTTCAGCATCTCGGCCATGCCGCGCTTGACGTGGGAGGTGCCGGTGGTGGGGTTCTGCTGCTCGCTCATGCCACCAATCCTAGGGCCGCGTGGTTCACGATCCGACACCGGGAGGGGCCGGTGGAACGGCCGCGATCGATCAGGCCGAGGCGTCCTGCGCCGCGACCTCCGCGATGCACTGCTTCCGGACCTCCCAGATGCGCTGGCCGACCGTGATGGTGGTGGTCACGGCCATGAACCAGAGCACCGCCTCGATGAGGTACGGAAGTCCGAAGAGCGCCGCGACGCCCGTCGCCACGAGCGTGAAGACCAGACGGGTGGCCCGCTCGGCGATGCCCACCTGCGCGGTCATGCCCAGCGACTCCGCCTTCGCCCGGACGTACGAGGTGACACTGCCCATCACCAGGGCGATGAGGCAGAGCACCTGGTACAGGTGGGGGCTGCCGAGCTCGATCAGCTCGTCGCCGTGCGGGCTGGCGAAGTAGAGAGCGAGTCCGGCGAAGATCGCACCGTCGGCGACGCGGTCGAGCGTGGAGTCGAGGAACGCCCCGAAGCGGGTGGTGCGGCCCGAGAGGCGCGCCATGTGGCCGTCGATCAGGTCGCTGAAGACGAACGCCGTGATGAACATGACGCCCGCGAAGAGCCGTCCCTGCGGGAAGAACACGAGCGCACCGGCGCAGACGCCGAAGGTGCCGACGATGGTGACCGCGTCAGGGCTGATGCCGAGGCGGAGGAAGAACTTGGCGAGGGGCGCGATGATGGCGGTCCAGAAGCCGCGGAAGCGTTCGAGCATGGTGGGCGCAGGCTATCGCTCGTCGCGCAGCGCCGTCACAACCTCGCCGGCCGCGGTCGGGAGCCCGAGGACGTTCCACGTCACTCCCCCGGCCTCGACCTCCTCGCGCACGCCTCCGAGCGACCGGACCAGCGCCTCGCCGGGCAGGCGGTCCCACAGGGGGACGTCGTGCTGGAAGCTGACGCCCAGGATGCCGGTCGCCACCGCGACCGCGTCCATGCTGCCGGAGCCGAGGACCCGCAGCGTGGCCGGCCGGGCCACGGCTCGTCGCCACGCCGCGCCGACGGGGGTGGTGTGCCGGTCCGGGTGCAGGTAGGTCGCGGCACAGACCTCGTGGACCCCAAGGTCCCCCAGGGAGGCCAGGGGCAGCCCGTCGCGCGTGGCCGGGTGCCCCGGCCCTCCGGCGTACGTCGTGTCGGTCGCGGGGTGGTGGATGGCGCCGAGCACGACGTCGTCGTCGGTGGTCAGCGCGATCGCCGAGCACCACCAGTCCAGGCCGTGGAAGAAGTTCCAGGTGCCGTCGACGGGGTCGATCACCCAGGTGCGCCCCGACGTGCCCTGATGAGCGGCGCCCTCCTCGCCGAGGATGGAGTCATCGGGCCGGAAGGCACGCAGGCGCGCCACGACGTGTGCCTCGGCCGCGTGGTCGGCGGCAGTGACGATGTCGGACAGCGACGTCTTGTGGCTCGCCGCGAGCCCTTCGGCACGCATCGAGGCGGCGAGGTGTCCGGCCTCGCGCACCAGCGTGGCGGCGAGCTGCAGGTCGGCGCGGAGGTCGTCCATGCGCCGCACGCTACCCGCGGACGGTGACCGCGCGGGGACCGGCGAGCAGCCGGGCGGCGAACGCGCCGCCCGGCGTTCACCCACGCTCAGACGACCTCGGGCACCCGCAGGTGGGCGATGGCCAGCTCGAACTCGGCTGCGTCGAGCACATCGACCCCTGCCTCGCGTACGCCGCGCTCCCGGATCGCCCAGCTCTCCTCGCGGCTGGCCTCCATCGCGTCGCGGCTCTCGAAGGCGGTGGTGGCACAGGCCCGGCGCGTCTCCCGGTCCACCATCAGGCTGGCACTGCAGAACCCGGGCAGCGCCTCCAGCATCGGGAGCAGGACGTCACGGTAGATCCCGATGCCGCGGTCCATCTCGGTGTGGTCGGTGCGCAGCCAGACGGCGCGGGCGCACGCTCCCTGGTGGGTGAAGTGCTCGCGGTGCATGGCCGCGATCTCCCACTCCTCGACGCCCGCGAACCCGCCGAGGATCCGTGCCGCCTCGTCGCGGACCTCACCCAGGCTCGCGAAGCTCGCGCGCAGCGACTGCTCGTCGAGCCAGGAGCTCGTGGCGATGCAGTGGCCCTGCTCGCGGTCGACCATGAGCGAGATGCCGAGGCATCCTTCGGTCTCCGTGAGCGACGGCATGACCGTGTCGCGGACGAAGTCGACCAGCCGGTCGACGTTCTCCGGCTTCCCGTGGATCGTGGTGGAGCGTGCAAACACGTCGGTCTCCCTGCTTCGGGGACGGCGCCCCGGCGGCGCCGCCGCTCCCCTCCACCGTCTGCCCGACCGACGGGTAACGCAACCCCTGACCCCGGGTGACCTACCAGGAGTCGGCGAGGAGCATCCGCGTGTCGCTCATGACCTGCGGCAGCACCTTCGTGCGGCCGATGATCGGCATGAAGTTCGCGTCGCCGGACCAGCGCGGCACCACGTGCTGGTGCAGGTGGGCCGCGATGCCGGCGCCCGCGATCGCGCCCTGGTTCATGCCGATGTTGAAGCCGTGGGCGCCGGACACGAGCCGGATCACCTCCATCGCCCGCTTGGTCAGCGCGGCGATCTCGACGACCTCCTCGGGGGTCGTCTCCGTGTAGTCGCCGATGTGGCGGTACGGGCAGACCATGAGGTGCCCCGGCGAGTACGGGTAGAGGTTGAGGACGACGTAGGCGAGCTCACCGCGGTGGACGACCAGGCCCTCCTCGTCACCGAGCGTCGGGATCCGGCAGAAGGGGCACTCGCCGACGGAGCTGTCCGAGGGCTTGCTCTCGCCCTTGATGTAGGCCATGCGGTGAGGCGTCCAGAGCCGCTCCAGCCCGTCGGGCTCGCCCACACCGTCCTGGCGGATCGCCTGCTCGTCGCTGTGCATGCGGACATCCTTCCAGCCCGTGGCTCGCCGAGGACACCGCGGGCAGGTGGAGCACGACGAACGCCCCGCCGGCAGGTCCGGCGGGGCGCCCGTTGCTGGGTGGTCAGACCTGCTCGCGGCTCGCGACCGCGGCCTGGACCCGGGCGATCGCCTCGGCGATCGGCACACCGTTGTCCTGTCGGCCGTCTCGGTAGCGGAACGAGACCGCGCCCTTCTCGACGTCGTCGTCGCCGGCGATCATCATGAACGGCACCTTCTGCAGCTGCGCGTTGCGGATCTTCTTCTGCATGCGGTCGTCGGACTCGTCGACCTCGACCCGCAGGCCCTGCGCGTTCATCTGCTTGGCGACGTCGTAGAGGTAGTCGACGTGGCGCTCGGCGATCGGGATGGCGGTGACCTGGACCGGCGCGAGCCACGGCGGCATGGCACCGGCGTAGTGCTCCAGCAGGACGCCGAAGAAGCGCTCGATGGAGCCGAACTTCGCCGAGTGGATCATCACCGGCTGGTGCTTGGTGCCGTCAGGACCGACGTACTCGAGGCCGAAGCCCTTGGGCTGGTTGAAGTCGTACTGGACAGTGCCCATCTGCCACGTGCGGCCGATGGCGTCCTTCGCCTGGACCGAGACCTTCGGACCGTAGAACGCGGCGCCGCCCGGGTCGGGAACGAGCTCGAGGCCGGTCTCTGCACAGACGTCGGCGAGCACCTGGGTCGCGACCTCCCAGTCCTCGTCGGAGCCGACGAACTTGTCCTTCTTGGAGTCGTCGCGGGTCGACAGCTCCAGGTAGAAGTCGCTGAGGCCGAAGTCCCGGAGCACGGTCAGCATGAAGTTGAGCAGGTGCTTGACCTCGGCCGGCGCCTGCTCCTTGGTGCAGTAGCTGTGCGAGTCGTCCTGCGCGAAACCACGGACGCGGGTCAGGCCGTGGATGACACCCGACTTCTCGTAGCGGTAGACGTGACCGAACTCGAAGAGGCGCAGCGGCAGCTCGCGGTAGGAGCGGCCACGGGAGCTGTAGATCAGGTTGTGCATCGGGCAGTTCATCGCCTTCAGCTGGTAGTTCTGACCCTCGAACTCCATCGGCGGGAACATCGTGTCCGCGTAGTACGGAAGGTGGCCGCTGGTGTGGAACAGGCCGTCCTTGGTGATGTGCGGGGTGCCGACGTAGGAGAAGCCCTCCTCGATGTGGCGCTGGCGGACGTAGTCCTCCATGACCCGCTTGATGACGCCACCCTTCGGGTGGAACACGGGAAGGCCGGAGCCGATCTCGTCCGG
The sequence above is a segment of the Nocardioides jiangxiensis genome. Coding sequences within it:
- a CDS encoding YebC/PmpR family DNA-binding transcriptional regulator, encoding MSGHSKWATTKHKKAAIDAKRAKSFAKLIKVIEIAARAGGADLSGNPALVDAVQKAKKQSVPNDNIDRAIKRGAGLSGDSVAYDTIMYEVYGPAGVALLVECLTDNKNRAAMEVRTAVTRNGGTMADPGSVSRLFTRKGIVVVAKSQDGKDVDEDTVLEATLDAGAEEVNDLGDSWQIQSEATDVLAVRTAVQDAGLDYDSAETEFVASMDIPVADAATAEKVMKLVDVLDDLDDVQNVFSNADISDEILEELDA
- the pdxT gene encoding pyridoxal 5'-phosphate synthase glutaminase subunit PdxT; the protein is MSTTSSLTIGVLALQGDVREHRAMLEQCGVQTIGVRRPAELAQVDGIVIPGGESTTIGKLARIFDLFEPLRQGLRDGLPAFGTCAGMIMLADAIEGGTADQETFGGIDMVVRRNGFGRQVDSFEATVRFNPSWATAFDSPATFIRAPYVEKVGGAAEVAATVTAPGGDRIVAVRQGRLLATSFHPEITGDTRIHELFVELVRS
- a CDS encoding TetR/AcrR family transcriptional regulator — encoded protein: MDGRSVRWEAHKRERRAAIIQAAIEATEEHPPGTDIHVQLIAKKAGIGRPVVYRHFVDRDDLDRAVQRRALDMLTEQIIGAVVEGGGLRDVIERAVLRYVQWAHDHRALHRFAMRELPGKIDNPVRNVIRGISEQFKPLLLEGATVLGVELDEDDAATVDLVAFGVVSQIVSAVRLWLARGEDRKPDPEPLAYRLSQIIWYQLDGMASTRGGKLDPNLPIANLTTLLAATQN
- a CDS encoding FAD-dependent oxidoreductase: MPHVVTQSCCADASCVVACPVNAIHPGPLEDGFALAEQVYIDPQTCVDCGACVTACPVGAIKAHTRLAPAELPFVDINADFFAGVDRSDRPVLAPLRRRERPAADSLRVAVVGAGPAGLYVADELLHFPGVTVTVLDRLDVPHGLARFGVAPDHAHTRRIRSLFETIEKQQGFTYELGVEVGKDVSHEQLAAAYDAVVYTVGASADRAMGIPGEELPGSISATSVVGWYNGHPDHADVAPDLTGERVVIVGNGNVALDVARILTADPSSLEGTEIAPAALEALRSSSVREVVVLGRRGPAEAAFTLPELVGLAGLTEVDVVVHDGETVLAGLPASPKVDLLREIAARPAATGERRRIVLRFLSAPVAVTGTTRATGLEVAHTVLVADQAGPVRAELTDQRETIEASMVLRSVGYRGRPVPGLPFDEKTGTVPNEKGRVEPGVYVAGWIKRGPTGFLGTNKTCAEETVDSLLADVASARIAPGSDKMAAR
- a CDS encoding AurF N-oxygenase family protein, with amino-acid sequence MTTDVSYEEHLATLSQGSVDLHFDPFVDIDWSSYDVSADNPQWVLPPEHEMGAHPWYQALPADRQRQIGRAYMAQVAKVGLEFENLLIRGLMQYVYDLPNGSPEFRYVTHEATEETHHTQMFQEFVNRCEYDAPGMQKWTKTFVMQNLIPSFARIFPEFFFVLVLGGEEPIDHMQKVYLRAGEGKIHPLMRRIMQIHVAEEARHISFAHAKLTEDAPGMGRIRRGLLSVLTPLAFRIMADMILIPPGRMCKELEIPREVIQDIYWGAPERRIVLSEIFGDVRMLTSKVGLADNRVARHLWKRLNIGGTPSRFRGEIHDRTIHEPAAVDHHAA
- a CDS encoding acyltransferase family protein, producing the protein MSRARMDWMDTLRGGAVVAVIGLHAQLTTTLVTGAALRPLVWVNEHLEPVRMPLLMLLSGVLLSRSLAKGLHRHVAGKVRAILWPYAVWMAVDLAHVLLDAASAGRPVPWHLVGQAFHDPQGYLWFLGWLFAFHLLAGPLPAPVRTALMVGGFVLAHGVSGLDPDAARFVWLFPFFLLGDVLGRALPGRVPPAVAVAARRVHVPALASVGRSSIVYYVCHMPVVVYAVPLLWAGLEVRMPWLVWVLTVGLALAAGRALAAVQHAPRWRLLFAWPRANVTQPTVGNTTFPVFRDAMSH
- a CDS encoding DUF6891 domain-containing protein, with translation MSTNTERAERELRAFARLQVRAGLLNEAEQLDEVREAVAAELPHTDPGILARAWLAAARKELLEEQAGWPATTDVDRLRAAFVECQQHGVKVLAGVEDHWAARRALEEAAGQLRGVIWFVVMDVWHAVDTPMLEVNLWHADGANAAEGDALTTSVLACLERHGLRARFDEGRIEVAALWQRRI
- the pdxS gene encoding pyridoxal 5'-phosphate synthase lyase subunit PdxS, translated to MSEQQNPTTGTSHVKRGMAEMLKGGVIMDVVNAEQAKIAEDAGAVAVMALERVPADIRAQGGVSRASDPDMIDGIIEAVSIPVMAKARIGHFVEAQVLQSLGVDYIDESEVLTPVDYANHIDKWAFTVPFVCGATNLGEALRRITEGAAMIRSKGEAGTGDASNAVTHMRTLRAEIRRLTTLAPDELYVAAKELQAPYELVKEVAETGKLPVVLFTAGGIATPADAAMMMQLGAEGVFVGSGIFKSGNPVQRAEAIVKATTFFDDPDVIAKVSRGLGEAMVGINVADIPVHHRLEERGW
- the pgsA gene encoding phosphatidylinositol phosphate synthase, encoding MLERFRGFWTAIIAPLAKFFLRLGISPDAVTIVGTFGVCAGALVFFPQGRLFAGVMFITAFVFSDLIDGHMARLSGRTTRFGAFLDSTLDRVADGAIFAGLALYFASPHGDELIELGSPHLYQVLCLIALVMGSVTSYVRAKAESLGMTAQVGIAERATRLVFTLVATGVAALFGLPYLIEAVLWFMAVTTTITVGQRIWEVRKQCIAEVAAQDASA
- a CDS encoding inositol monophosphatase family protein, which encodes MDDLRADLQLAATLVREAGHLAASMRAEGLAASHKTSLSDIVTAADHAAEAHVVARLRAFRPDDSILGEEGAAHQGTSGRTWVIDPVDGTWNFFHGLDWWCSAIALTTDDDVVLGAIHHPATDTTYAGGPGHPATRDGLPLASLGDLGVHEVCAATYLHPDRHTTPVGAAWRRAVARPATLRVLGSGSMDAVAVATGILGVSFQHDVPLWDRLPGEALVRSLGGVREEVEAGGVTWNVLGLPTAAGEVVTALRDER
- a CDS encoding antibiotic biosynthesis monooxygenase codes for the protein MFARSTTIHGKPENVDRLVDFVRDTVMPSLTETEGCLGISLMVDREQGHCIATSSWLDEQSLRASFASLGEVRDEAARILGGFAGVEEWEIAAMHREHFTHQGACARAVWLRTDHTEMDRGIGIYRDVLLPMLEALPGFCSASLMVDRETRRACATTAFESRDAMEASREESWAIRERGVREAGVDVLDAAEFELAIAHLRVPEVV
- a CDS encoding HIT family protein, whose amino-acid sequence is MHSDEQAIRQDGVGEPDGLERLWTPHRMAYIKGESKPSDSSVGECPFCRIPTLGDEEGLVVHRGELAYVVLNLYPYSPGHLMVCPYRHIGDYTETTPEEVVEIAALTKRAMEVIRLVSGAHGFNIGMNQGAIAGAGIAAHLHQHVVPRWSGDANFMPIIGRTKVLPQVMSDTRMLLADSW
- the thrS gene encoding threonine--tRNA ligase, which codes for MSEIKVSIVTADGTEECTVAAGTKAWELFTEQPDVIAARVGGLEGALKDLSYELVDGDTVEGVAMASKDGRDILRHSCAHVLAQAVQEIFPEAKLGIGPPIENGFYYDFDVEVPFTPADLEKIESRMKKIIKENQKFSRRVTNDADALVELANEPYKIELIGLKGNSAEAAEGASAEVGAGELTIYDNLNRNGETVWKDLCRGPHLPTTKRIPAFKLMRSAAAYWRGNEKNKQLQRVYGTAWESKEALDDYLHLLEEAERRDHRKLGKELDLFSFPDEIGSGLPVFHPKGGVIKRVMEDYVRQRHIEEGFSYVGTPHITKDGLFHTSGHLPYYADTMFPPMEFEGQNYQLKAMNCPMHNLIYSSRGRSYRELPLRLFEFGHVYRYEKSGVIHGLTRVRGFAQDDSHSYCTKEQAPAEVKHLLNFMLTVLRDFGLSDFYLELSTRDDSKKDKFVGSDEDWEVATQVLADVCAETGLELVPDPGGAAFYGPKVSVQAKDAIGRTWQMGTVQYDFNQPKGFGLEYVGPDGTKHQPVMIHSAKFGSIERFFGVLLEHYAGAMPPWLAPVQVTAIPIAERHVDYLYDVAKQMNAQGLRVEVDESDDRMQKKIRNAQLQKVPFMMIAGDDDVEKGAVSFRYRDGRQDNGVPIAEAIARVQAAVASREQV